The following coding sequences lie in one Silene latifolia isolate original U9 population chromosome 5, ASM4854445v1, whole genome shotgun sequence genomic window:
- the LOC141657500 gene encoding uncharacterized protein LOC141657500: protein MAISSSKGIVITVPVLVLLLSSITIFLFFLLSSIFTPCSCPPSFTTQPSRSFQNQRVSATSDDINWVRDQIRLNGLHMQDNVLRKGINPRTRAQQLQDLLQYKGISHYEGDEATNHTALPCPGELLVEQHHSNYGEPWAGGRDVFEFLAESSHLTPDSQVLEIGCGTLRVGLHFIRYLNPEHFHCLERDELSLMAALRYELPSQGLLNKRPIIVKGEDMDFSRFGSGVIYDLIYASAVFLHMPDKLVWVGLERLAGKLKPFDGRIFVSHNIKFCSRLGGDECTKRLAGLGLEYMGKHTHDSLLFNHYEIWFEFRRIKA from the exons ATGGCAATATCATCATCAAAGGGGATAGTAATAACAGTACCAGTACTAGTACTACTCCTCTCTTCCATTACAATcttcctctttttcctcctctctTCTATCTTTACCCCTTGTTCTTGCCCTCCATCTTTTACTACTCAACCTTCTAGAAGCTTCCAGAATCAAAGGGTTTCTGCCACGTCGGATGATATTAACTGGGTTAGGGATCAGATCCGACTTAATGGGTTACATATGCAAGATAATGTCTTACGTAAGGGGATTAATCCTCGTACTCGTGCTCAACAACTTCAAGATCTCTTACA GTACAAGGGCATTTCACATTATGAAGGGGATGAAGCCACTAATCATACCGCTCTGCCCTGTCCCGGGGAGCTCCTTGTTGAACAGCACCATAGCAATTATGGCGAACCATGGGCTGGTGGCCGAGACGTGTTCGAATTCTTGGCTGAGTCCAGTCACCTTACACCTGATTCCCAGGTTCTCGAAATAGGATGTGGGACCCTTAGAGTTGGATTGCATTTTATCCGCTACTTAAACCCCGAGCATTTCCATTGTCTTGAGAGAGACGAGCTGTCTCTAATGGCAGCTCTCAGGTATGAGCTCCCATCCCAAGGCCTATTGAACAAACGCCCAATAATTGTCAAAGGCGAAGACATGGATTTCTCGAGATTTGGATCCGGTGTTATCTATGATTTGATTTACGCTAGTGCCGTTTTCTTACACATGCCCGATAAGCTTGTTTGGGTTGGGTTGGAGCGGTTAGCAGGTAAATTGAAACCATTTGACGGGCGGATATTTGTGTCCCACAACATAAAGTTTTGTTCTCGGTTAGGAGGGGATGAATGTACAAAGAGGTTGGCAGGCCTTGGGCTCGAGTATATGGGAAAACACACACATGATAGTCTGCTCTTTAATCACTATGAAATTTGGTTTGAGTTTCGGCGCATAAAGGCTTAG
- the LOC141657501 gene encoding kinesin-like protein KIN-14U — MFISDEKDQIPLAFENGVEGLKCSDVTNGIPQILETPPFDSPIDVVPEHTQSDLDQLISKLEEEIVGLRSKQKKFNEKRRSSLNKILDIKGSIRVFCRIRPVSWNNNNNNNNNNNNNNNNNNNNNNKIEEPILVDSDKILVKSAGIKKEFEFDKVFCQISTQEDVFVEVEPILRSALDGHNVCILAYGQTGTGKTFTMEGTNDQPGIVPRALKQLFQQAALETTTSMTFSMSMLEVYMGNLKDLLAPRPTRRAYEPITRCNLSIQADSKGIVEIEGLTEVPISDFSKAKWWYAKGRRSRATASTSVNDASSRSHCLTRITICHHGDAIKGEARTSKLWMVDLGGSERLLKTGATGLTLDEGRAINLSLSALADVVASLRRRRPHVPYRNSKLTQILRDSLGNDSKVLMVVHVSSTVEDLGETICSMSFAKRARAIESNQELPEDLKNHKLKKLAELNDEMKEAEEEYQTVSKQLKKAEFLLRENNRVYSSTYENVGDGNTPESNKNDRDIEETPIDSEKTAKRKSLPHFMVSTAASRAQRQSHVENHFTAKVLRSGTRSSIPHSVSQSLSFMESRLKTALRNGNRNQQDKMVNNMATDTQNHQIVQPNSCSTPRGKSLTPSFPTSRVIVPRHKRRVSSLI; from the exons ATGTTCATTTCTGATGAGAAAGACCAAATACCATTGGCCTTTGAAAATGGTGTTGAGGGTTTGAAATGTTCTGATGTTACAAATGGCATTCCTCAAATTTTGGAGACCCCTCCTTTTGATTCTCCTATTGATGTGGTCCCAGAACACACCCAAAGCGATCTCGATCAATTAATATCGAAATTAGAAG AAGAGATTGTGGGATTAAGGTCTAAGCAGAAGAAATTCAATGAAAAACGGAGAAGTTCATTAAATAAGATATTAGACATTAAAG GTAGCATTCGAGTATTTTGTCGAATACGACCAGTATCatggaacaacaacaacaacaacaacaacaacaacaacaacaacaacaacaacaacaacaacaacaacaacaaaatagaAGAGCCCATTTTAGTTGATTCCGACAAAATTCTGGTTAAGTCAGCTGGAATCAAGAAGGAATTTGAATTTGACAAAGTGTTTTGTCAAATTTCAACACAAG AAGATGTATTTGTTGAGGTAGAACCAATTCTCAGATCTGCACTTGATGGGCATAATGTATGTATCTTGGCTTATGGTCAAACTGGAACTGGCAAGACTTTTACAATG GAAGGAACAAATGACCAACCTGGCATTGTTCCCCGAGCTCTTAAACAGCTCTTTCAACAAGCTGCTCTTGAAACCACGACATCTATGACTTTTTCGATGAGTATGCTCGAGGTCTATATGGGGAATTTGAAAGATCTGTTGGCTCCAAGGCCAACCCGTAGAGCGTACGAACCAATAACAAGATG CAACCTGAGCATTCAAGCAGATTCCAAAGGAATTGTTGAAATAGAAGGCCTTACTGAGGTGCCTATCTCAGATTTCTCAAAGGCTAAATGGTGGTATGCTAAAGGAAGAAGATCTCGAGCAACTGCCTCAACCAGCGTGAATGATGCATCTAGCAGATCTCATTG CTTAACGCGGATCACCATTTGTCATCATGGAGATGCCATCAAAGGTGAAGCGAGAACAAGCAAATTGTGGATGGTAGATCTTGGTGGGAGTGAGCGATTGCTGAAAACGGGAGCAACAGGACTAACCTTAGATGAAGGGCGGGCCATAAATCTCTCACTTTCTGCGCTTGCCGATGTTGTTGCTTCACTCAGAAGAAGACGTCCTCATGTCCCCTACAG GAATAGCAAACTTACTCAAATTCTCAGAGATTCACTGG GAAATGATTCTAAGGTATTGATGGTTGTTCATGTAAGCTCGACTGTAGAAGATCTTGGGGAGACCATTTGTTCAATGAGTTTCGCGAAAAGGGCTAGAGCCATAGAATCCAACCAGGAATTGCCGGAG GACTTGAAGAATCACAAACTAAAGAAACTTGCTGAGCTCAATGATGAAATGAAAGAAGCCGAAGAAGAGTATCAAACCGTTAGTAAACAACTAAAGAAGGCTGAATTTCTTCTTCGAGAGAACAATCGTGTTTACTCTTCCACTTACGAGAATGTGGGAGATGGAAACACCCCGGAAAGCAACAAAAACGATAGAGACATTGAAGAAACCCCTATAGATTCCGAGAAAACGGCAAAGAGAAAGTCGTTGCCACATTTCATGGTTTCCACAGCAGCCAGCAGGGCCCAGAGGCAGAGCCATGTAGAGAATCATTTCACTGCCAAAGTTCTGAGATCGGGGACTAGAAGCTCGATACCACACTCAGTGTCACAGTCCTTGAGTTTTATGGAGTCTCGGCTTAAGACAGCTCTTAGAAATGGAAACAGAAATCAACAGGATAAAATGGTGAACAATATGGCCACCGACACTCAGAATCACCAAATTGTTCAACCCAATTCTTGCTCCACACCGCGTGGCAAGTCTTTGACTCCTTCATTTCCGACTAGCAGAGTGATAGTGCCTCGGCACAAAAGAAGGGTTTCTTCTCTAAtctga